A window of the Lysinibacillus irui genome harbors these coding sequences:
- a CDS encoding YbfB/YjiJ family MFS transporter encodes MNRQHMGIVFGGILLLVVAMGISRFAFTPILPFMRRDVGFSLEVAGFLASSNYIGYFIGALWAGFIYRQRKKLLLASVVFNVLSVGLMGLIELYSVWLVLRLIAGITGGLIFVLTSSIVMDYLAKHSLSRWSGYVFSGIGLGIAISGLCVPIIEAKFAWQGTWLGLGILSAVFLLMTTILWKGLETGDGLKVAKSLDTKMTKGFMPWLIVSYGLEGLGYIITGTFLVDIIHNIPSLQAYSSYSWVMVGLAAIPSAPVWTVLLEKFSAIKILFVAYIFQVIGILLPVFSQSVWSVLLASFLFGLTFVGIVTLTTSYARQLFPTQSGFVVSLLTTFYAFGQIIGPIIAGKLVEVYSSYKAALVFAGVIVFLALLVMVVGRWLTVKKEAVAEQSISI; translated from the coding sequence TTGAATCGACAGCATATGGGGATTGTTTTTGGAGGAATATTATTATTGGTTGTAGCGATGGGGATTAGTCGCTTTGCTTTTACACCGATTTTGCCATTTATGCGCCGTGATGTAGGATTTTCATTAGAAGTAGCTGGGTTTTTAGCCTCAAGCAATTATATTGGCTATTTTATTGGAGCATTATGGGCGGGCTTTATTTATCGTCAACGCAAAAAACTTTTATTGGCAAGTGTTGTTTTCAACGTCCTTTCAGTAGGCTTAATGGGATTAATAGAGCTGTATAGTGTATGGCTAGTGCTTCGTTTAATCGCAGGTATTACAGGGGGCTTAATTTTTGTCTTAACGTCTAGTATTGTGATGGATTATTTGGCGAAACATTCACTGTCACGATGGTCTGGCTATGTCTTTAGTGGGATTGGTTTAGGGATTGCAATTTCAGGTTTATGTGTACCTATTATTGAAGCTAAATTTGCATGGCAAGGTACATGGCTAGGATTAGGAATATTGTCAGCGGTTTTTTTACTCATGACAACTATTTTGTGGAAGGGTTTAGAGACTGGGGACGGTTTAAAAGTTGCAAAATCACTCGATACGAAAATGACAAAGGGCTTTATGCCATGGCTGATCGTGTCTTATGGATTAGAGGGCTTAGGTTATATTATTACAGGAACTTTTTTAGTTGATATTATTCATAATATCCCTTCTCTACAGGCTTATTCCTCGTATAGCTGGGTGATGGTGGGGTTAGCAGCGATACCATCAGCACCAGTCTGGACAGTTTTATTAGAAAAATTTTCGGCAATAAAAATTTTGTTTGTGGCATACATATTTCAAGTGATAGGCATCTTGTTACCCGTATTTTCACAAAGTGTATGGAGTGTATTGTTAGCATCGTTTTTATTCGGTCTAACCTTTGTAGGAATAGTCACACTAACAACATCCTATGCACGTCAGCTTTTTCCGACCCAGAGCGGATTCGTTGTATCTCTATTAACAACCTTTTATGCTTTTGGACAAATTATTGGTCCAATTATCGCAGGAAAACTGGTAGAAGTTTATAGCAGCTATAAAGCAGCACTTGTCTTTGCAGGGGTAATTGTATTTCTTGCATTACTTGTCATGGTTGTTGGCAGGTGGCTCACTGTCAAAAAAGAAGCTGTCGCTGAACAATCCATTTCAATATAA
- a CDS encoding LysR family transcriptional regulator, with amino-acid sequence MNLHALRLFTKVAELNSVSKAAQALMISQPAVTIQIRNLEKELALTLLESKGRGITLTQNGAFLYKQAQRLFDLEQDIENKIEQLKNTGNEELQIASTHVPSHFLLPKWLAYFKQIYPATNIHLKTANSHQVIEELLHYKVDLAFIVKEDGHHPDINYQFLMNLDYWFIAPYNHPLADQTVSLAELMQQPFVTREDGSSTKEYLNALCKVHKIPPPQVGLQLDGINESIHAIAAGFGTMLAPSIAASSFIQQQQVSRVFIKDIDIQRPIYLCTRKNEQHHSSSFNNFLHIINQSI; translated from the coding sequence ATGAATTTACATGCACTACGTTTATTTACGAAAGTGGCCGAGCTCAATAGTGTTTCCAAAGCTGCCCAAGCTCTTATGATAAGTCAGCCAGCCGTCACTATACAAATACGAAATTTAGAAAAGGAACTAGCTTTAACCTTGTTGGAATCTAAAGGGAGAGGTATTACACTAACACAAAATGGCGCTTTTTTATATAAACAGGCTCAGCGATTATTTGATTTAGAGCAGGATATCGAAAATAAAATAGAGCAGCTAAAAAATACTGGCAACGAAGAATTGCAAATCGCATCTACACATGTCCCCTCTCACTTTTTATTACCCAAATGGCTTGCTTATTTTAAGCAAATCTATCCAGCTACAAATATTCATTTAAAAACGGCTAACTCGCATCAAGTAATTGAGGAATTACTGCATTATAAGGTAGATTTAGCCTTTATTGTCAAAGAGGATGGACATCACCCAGATATCAATTATCAATTTTTAATGAACTTAGATTATTGGTTTATCGCGCCCTATAATCACCCACTAGCGGATCAAACTGTATCGTTAGCAGAACTTATGCAACAGCCCTTTGTCACAAGGGAAGATGGTAGCTCCACAAAAGAATACTTAAATGCTTTATGTAAGGTGCATAAGATTCCCCCACCTCAGGTCGGACTACAACTAGATGGAATTAATGAATCAATCCATGCTATTGCAGCAGGATTCGGTACTATGCTAGCCCCTTCCATTGCAGCCTCTAGCTTTATCCAACAGCAACAAGTATCACGTGTCTTTATAAAGGATATCGATATTCAGCGTCCTATCTATCTTTGTACTAGAAAAAATGAACAGCATCATTCCTCATCCTTTAATAACTTTCTCCACATCATCAATCAATCGATTTGA
- the guaD gene encoding guanine deaminase, whose protein sequence is MTEYTHIFKGTAFTSKSATEVQILKDYLFFINADGMIDKTIAPEHTDYQQLLTTYQHQNNFHQLSEGQYFLPGFVDLHVHAPQWAQSGTALDIPLYDWLNTYTFPIESKFSDLAFAQEVYEDLVGTLLANGTTTSLYFATVHKEASVLLAKICAEKGQRGLVGKVVMDDPEQNPDFYRDANTQTALADTEEFILAVKELAKTTKQGVYPVVTPRFIPSCTDNALKGLGELAAKYDTHIQSHCSESDWEHGYVKERFNKNDAVALHDFGLLGKKSVMAHCNFLSDDDARLFAETGTAIGHCPISNAYFANSVIPIARFHAMGVDIGLGSDVSGGFSPSLFDNARQAVMSSRMLEDGVDTAIAADQRGVPNSRITINEAFYLATAGGGESLSLPIGRLQEHYTWDVQIIDTKIPSAKLPIFDQNEDLRDIFQKMMYLVLPENIREVWVQGNKVHTRV, encoded by the coding sequence ATGACTGAATATACGCATATTTTCAAAGGGACAGCATTTACAAGTAAATCTGCTACTGAGGTTCAAATCTTAAAAGATTATTTATTTTTCATTAATGCTGACGGCATGATTGATAAAACAATCGCTCCTGAACATACTGATTACCAGCAACTATTAACTACATATCAACATCAAAATAATTTCCATCAATTATCTGAAGGGCAATATTTCTTACCAGGATTTGTCGATCTACATGTCCATGCGCCGCAATGGGCTCAATCAGGTACAGCTCTAGATATTCCTCTTTATGATTGGCTGAACACATACACTTTCCCTATCGAATCAAAATTTTCGGATTTAGCGTTTGCCCAAGAGGTCTATGAGGATTTAGTAGGCACGCTTCTTGCCAATGGAACAACAACATCCTTATATTTTGCGACAGTCCATAAAGAGGCAAGCGTTCTTTTAGCTAAAATTTGCGCAGAGAAGGGCCAACGAGGACTAGTCGGAAAAGTGGTCATGGATGATCCAGAGCAAAATCCAGATTTTTATCGTGATGCAAACACACAAACAGCATTAGCCGATACAGAAGAGTTTATTTTAGCAGTAAAAGAACTAGCCAAAACAACTAAACAAGGTGTCTATCCAGTTGTGACACCACGTTTTATACCAAGCTGTACTGACAATGCCTTAAAAGGTTTAGGTGAATTAGCTGCAAAATATGATACACATATTCAGTCGCATTGTAGCGAAAGTGACTGGGAGCATGGCTATGTTAAAGAACGATTTAATAAAAATGATGCTGTTGCTTTACATGACTTTGGTTTATTAGGTAAAAAATCTGTCATGGCACATTGTAATTTCTTAAGTGATGACGATGCACGACTATTTGCTGAAACTGGTACTGCCATTGGCCATTGTCCAATCTCCAATGCCTATTTTGCTAATAGTGTCATTCCTATCGCCCGCTTCCATGCGATGGGTGTTGATATTGGATTAGGCTCAGATGTTTCAGGAGGATTTTCTCCAAGTCTTTTTGATAATGCAAGACAGGCTGTTATGTCATCGAGAATGTTAGAGGATGGTGTAGATACAGCTATAGCGGCTGATCAACGTGGTGTGCCAAATTCACGTATTACCATTAATGAGGCATTTTATTTAGCAACAGCTGGCGGTGGAGAAAGCCTAAGCCTTCCAATAGGCCGTTTACAGGAACACTATACATGGGATGTACAGATCATTGATACAAAAATCCCTTCTGCCAAGCTCCCTATTTTTGATCAGAATGAAGATTTACGCGATATTTTTCAAAAAATGATGTATCTTGTACTTCCAGAAAATATTCGTGAGGTTTGGGTGCAAGGAAATAAAGTTCATACGAGAGTGTAA
- a CDS encoding class I SAM-dependent methyltransferase, with the protein MNTEQAVQRWNQYAERYTANYDEQGDIHRVVLLNPTIFALLEEINGKHVLDAGCGEGYLSRLLVKNGARVTAVDFSQKMLDIAKERTPQKDAIQFLQGNCEKLAFLADEQFDCIVSNMVLQDLEDYQAALCEMYRLLKPTSTFIFSILHPCFVTPNSGWMRHVELDQQYWKVQRYFYEGVYQQLDAEPPIILYHRTLTSYVQAIRQAGFMIETIVEPKPSEEMLEKYPQFKEDLHCADFIVFKLRK; encoded by the coding sequence ATGAATACAGAACAAGCCGTTCAACGCTGGAATCAATATGCAGAAAGGTATACAGCTAACTACGATGAGCAGGGTGACATTCATCGTGTAGTACTGTTAAACCCCACTATCTTTGCATTGTTGGAAGAGATCAATGGAAAGCATGTATTAGATGCAGGGTGTGGAGAAGGCTATTTAAGCAGATTACTGGTGAAGAATGGTGCAAGAGTAACAGCGGTTGATTTTTCACAAAAAATGCTGGACATTGCTAAGGAAAGAACGCCACAGAAGGATGCTATTCAATTTTTACAAGGGAACTGTGAAAAATTAGCGTTTCTAGCAGATGAACAATTTGATTGTATTGTTTCGAATATGGTTCTCCAAGATTTAGAGGATTATCAGGCTGCTCTATGTGAGATGTATCGATTATTAAAACCTACTAGCACTTTTATTTTTTCGATTTTACACCCATGCTTTGTGACACCAAATAGTGGATGGATGAGACATGTGGAGCTAGATCAGCAATATTGGAAAGTCCAACGTTATTTTTATGAAGGGGTGTACCAACAGCTAGATGCTGAGCCACCAATCATTCTGTACCATCGAACATTAACAAGCTATGTGCAAGCAATTAGGCAAGCTGGATTTATGATTGAAACTATTGTAGAGCCAAAGCCATCAGAGGAGATGCTAGAGAAGTATCCTCAATTTAAGGAAGATTTGCATTGTGCAGATTTTATTGTTTTTAAATTAAGAAAATAA
- a CDS encoding uracil-xanthine permease family protein translates to METQLSKQTNETRKTQLTVLPDEKVSIGQSALLGLQHVMAMDVYVVPFLIAMLIGLQTGQASALIQSTFIAAGIATIVQTHFCMKLPMAQGPSYVPLGAIVGIYAASGSGNLGWSTVLGASLIGAILVIILGYTGIFNKIVKTFIPPIVGGTIIFVVGLSLMPVGLSDNIFNGAGASINQNIYLALISAVVLIICVMLGTVFHQKGRLFRITSVIITLIAGSIAANMMGVLNLSAVSQAKWFSMPQIPFADFGFSFNISAIITMVIIYIVLMAETTGTWFAISNVIDKPLTDKQINRGVIGEGIGCFIASLLGSTPVTGYSTNAGVISITGIASRRVFIAAGIWFIVFGFSGKLAALISAIPSAVIGGVFVIVCGIIAISGLQVMKNERIGEKEMYVIAIPIILTLALSLLPDDFLYSLPTTVQYLFGSPIATAALVAIILNKVLPSSK, encoded by the coding sequence GTGGAAACGCAACTTAGTAAACAAACTAATGAAACAAGAAAAACCCAGTTAACCGTATTACCAGATGAAAAAGTCTCGATTGGTCAATCAGCGCTTCTAGGGTTACAGCATGTCATGGCAATGGATGTTTACGTAGTCCCATTTTTAATTGCCATGCTTATCGGCTTACAAACTGGCCAGGCAAGTGCATTAATTCAATCAACGTTTATTGCGGCAGGAATCGCAACGATTGTACAAACACATTTTTGTATGAAATTACCGATGGCACAAGGCCCTTCCTATGTCCCACTCGGCGCCATTGTTGGGATCTATGCAGCAAGCGGTAGTGGTAATTTAGGCTGGAGCACTGTGTTAGGTGCTAGCTTAATAGGAGCTATTTTAGTCATTATTTTAGGCTATACAGGCATCTTCAATAAAATTGTCAAAACATTTATTCCACCAATTGTTGGAGGAACAATTATTTTTGTGGTTGGTCTATCCTTAATGCCTGTCGGTTTAAGTGATAATATTTTTAATGGAGCAGGGGCATCCATTAACCAAAATATCTATTTAGCGTTAATTTCAGCAGTTGTCTTGATTATTTGTGTTATGTTAGGCACGGTCTTTCATCAAAAAGGACGTCTATTCCGTATTACTTCCGTTATCATTACCTTAATCGCTGGTAGTATTGCAGCAAATATGATGGGTGTTTTAAATTTATCAGCAGTATCGCAAGCAAAATGGTTTAGTATGCCACAAATTCCCTTCGCAGATTTTGGCTTTAGCTTTAATATTTCAGCAATTATCACAATGGTCATTATTTATATTGTCTTAATGGCAGAAACTACTGGAACATGGTTTGCGATCAGCAATGTCATCGACAAACCATTAACCGATAAACAAATTAATCGTGGTGTTATTGGTGAAGGAATTGGTTGCTTTATTGCTTCATTATTAGGATCAACTCCAGTTACGGGCTACTCTACCAATGCAGGTGTTATCTCTATTACAGGGATTGCAAGCCGTCGAGTATTTATCGCTGCGGGTATTTGGTTTATCGTCTTCGGGTTCTCTGGTAAATTAGCTGCACTGATTTCAGCAATTCCGTCTGCCGTCATCGGTGGTGTATTTGTGATTGTCTGTGGCATAATAGCCATTAGTGGTTTACAGGTCATGAAAAATGAACGTATTGGTGAAAAGGAAATGTATGTGATAGCAATCCCTATCATTTTAACGTTAGCTCTTTCTTTATTGCCTGATGATTTCTTATACTCGTTACCTACAACTGTTCAATATTTATTTGGCTCACCCATAGCAACTGCTGCCCTCGTTGCTATTATCCTCAACAAAGTTCTACCAAGCTCAAAGTAG
- the solA gene encoding N-methyl-L-tryptophan oxidase produces the protein MVYDVIIVGAGSMGMAAGYYLAKAGKKVLMLDTYTPPHQEGSHHGDTRIIRYAYGEGASYVPFVKRAGELWQELETLADEHLFLQTGVVNIGEPTCAFIQNVKASAAFYGLALEYYSAAEAMNKWPGLSLPVNLVAYFEPTAGVLRVEACIRAYKKLALEAGASLQTNEKVLTIQAGEMVQVQTAQNIYKAKHLIVTAGAWATELLQTLGITIPVTPTRKTFAWFDADEQLYHDEVFPAYCFEFADSTYYGFPSIDGTGLKLGRHDGGEAINPNEPLRPFDEADSVDLQNFIDQFMPQHGALKYGKTCKYSMTPDEDFIIDFLPEHQNIIIAAGFSGHGFKFSSAVGEVLADLIIDGKSKQDLTTFQLSRF, from the coding sequence ATGGTATATGATGTCATAATTGTGGGTGCTGGCTCTATGGGAATGGCTGCTGGTTACTATTTAGCTAAGGCTGGAAAAAAAGTCCTTATGCTAGATACTTATACTCCCCCTCATCAGGAAGGTAGCCATCATGGGGACACACGAATTATCCGTTATGCTTATGGGGAAGGCGCTAGTTATGTGCCTTTTGTCAAAAGAGCTGGGGAACTTTGGCAGGAGCTCGAAACGCTAGCAGACGAACATTTATTTTTACAAACAGGGGTAGTAAATATTGGCGAACCAACATGTGCTTTTATTCAGAACGTGAAAGCTAGTGCAGCATTTTATGGCTTAGCACTCGAATACTATTCAGCAGCTGAAGCAATGAATAAGTGGCCAGGGCTATCCTTGCCAGTAAATTTAGTAGCTTATTTTGAGCCGACAGCAGGTGTCCTTCGTGTGGAAGCGTGTATACGAGCTTATAAAAAATTAGCTTTAGAAGCCGGGGCAAGCCTACAGACAAACGAAAAAGTACTGACCATCCAAGCTGGAGAAATGGTACAAGTTCAAACAGCACAAAACATCTACAAGGCGAAGCACTTAATTGTAACTGCAGGTGCCTGGGCAACGGAGTTACTCCAAACGCTTGGTATAACTATTCCAGTAACACCAACTCGGAAAACTTTTGCATGGTTTGACGCAGATGAGCAGCTTTATCATGACGAGGTTTTTCCAGCCTATTGCTTTGAATTTGCCGATTCGACCTACTATGGCTTTCCAAGTATTGATGGGACAGGATTGAAGCTTGGACGACATGATGGCGGTGAAGCGATTAATCCAAATGAACCGTTACGACCATTTGATGAAGCCGACAGCGTTGACTTACAAAACTTTATCGATCAGTTCATGCCCCAGCACGGAGCATTAAAATACGGAAAAACATGTAAATATTCGATGACACCAGATGAAGATTTCATTATCGATTTTTTACCTGAACATCAAAATATCATCATCGCTGCAGGCTTTTCTGGACATGGCTTTAAATTTAGCAGTGCCGTTGGAGAAGTATTAGCGGATTTAATCATTGACGGCAAAAGTAAACAGGATTTAACAAC